The following nucleotide sequence is from Streptomyces brevispora.
TCAGCGTCGAGTAACCGGTCCGGTCGGCGTAGCGCACGGAGACCGCGAGTGAGCGGCACACCCGCCCCTCACCGCGCATCCTCGCTCCCAGCTCCTCGGTGAGCGACATGAGCGCGCGCCGCTGCCGCTCCCGGTCCAACTCGTCGCGCGGGAAGGTCCGTTCGGCTGCGACCGACCGGGCTGCGGCGTTCGGCACCACCGCCGTACGGTCGATGCCCTGCGCCCGCTCCCACAGTTCGCGCCCGGTCCGCACCCCGGTGATCCGCTGCAGGGTGCCGAGCGGGGCGGCCGCGATCCGGCCGACGGAGTCGAGCCCGTATCCGCACAGGGCGCGGGCCGTCGCCGCCCCGACGCCGTCCAGCGTGGCGGCCGGCCGATCCGCGAGGAAGGCGGCGGCCCCGCCGACGGGCACCACGAAGGTCGTCCCGGGCGCGGCCCGCCGCGCCGCCATGCGTGCCAGCATCGGGTTCTCGGCGGCCCCGATCGCGCAGTCCACGCCGTGCAGGGCCAGCGCGCGGACCCGGATCATCGCGGCCAGGCCGGCCGCGTCCCGCCCGAAGTAGCGCAGCGCGCCCCGCACATCGGCGAGCGCCCCGTCGGGCGGCGCCGCCTCCACGGCCGGGGTGAACGAACCGAGCAGGGCCAGCAGCCCCGCGTAGCCGGCGCCGTCCGGGGGGCCGCCGCCGATCCGGCGGAACCGCAGACAGAGGATTCCGGGCTGCTCGCCCATCCCACGGACTCCGGACTGATCGCCCGTCCCGCAGACTTCGGACTGCTCGCTCGTCCCGCAGGCTTCGGACTGCTCGCTCGTCCCACGGACTCCAGGCTGCCCGCCCAACCCACGGGCTACGGGCTGCTCGCTCGTCCCACGGACTCCGGGCTGCTCGCTCGTCCCACAGATCTCAGGCTGCTCGCTCATCCCGCGCTCCCCGGGCTCTGGTGCCACAGCTTCCTTCCGGTGGGCGTCCCCTCACCGGGCGGCCGGAGGTCCGCCCAGGGGTTCATCTCGTAACCCGTGGGCATCCGGATCCGGCGGCCGTCACCGTCGGCGGGCGCCTCCCCCGCCTCCGGGCCCGGCGCCTCCGGCGCAGGCTCCTGCGCCAGCCGGGCCGCGACCGCGTCGAGTCCGCCGGTGCGCCGCAGTTCGGCCAGCTCGGCCAGATTCCAGGCGGCGGCGCCGACCACGCTCAGGCTCCGCGGCCCGCGCCGCTGCACCACCCCGCGCACCAGCAGCAGCCAGGAGTGGAAGACGGTGTACGCGCAGGCGGCGTGGCTGTCGTCGAAGAACGCCAGGTCGACCAGGCCCGTACCGTCGTCCAGGGTGGTGAAGACGACCCGGCGCCCGGAACGGACCGGCGGGGTCTGGGTGGCCGCCTTGGCGCCCGCGACCAGCACGGTCTCCCCGTGCCGGGCCTCGCGCAGCCGTTTGGCGGAGACCGCTCCGAGCTCCGCCAGGAAGGCGTGGTGATCGCTCATCAGATGGCGTGAGACATCCATGCTCAGCACGCCCAGCTCGGCACTGAGCCGTTCCGCCTCGTTGAGGTCGGGCAGGCCGATGGAACCGGTCCGGTGCCCGCCGCCGAGCGGGAGCTGCGCGCCGCCGCCACCGGATCCCGCGCCCCGCCGGGCCCGGTGGAGCTCGGACAGATGCAGCAGCAGATCACGGCGGTTGGCGCCGAACTCGTCCAGCGCACCGACCTGGGACAGCCGTTCGGCGGCCGGCTTGCCCGGACGGGCCCGCTGCCAGAAGTCCAGCAGCGAGGTGTAGGGCTGTCCGGCCTCGATCCGGGCGACCTCGGCCGCGCTGATCCCGTGGACGTCCGAGAGCGCCAGCCGCAGACCCCACACTTCCTCTCCCTCTCCCGCATCGGACACCAGTTCAATCCGGTGGGCGGCCGCCGACCGGTTCACGTCCAGCGGCAGCACCGGCACCCCGCGCCGCCGCGCGTCGGCGAGCAGCAGCCGCTTCGGGTACATCCCGGGGTCATGGGTGAGCAGCCCGGCGTAGAAGGCCGCCGGGTGGTGCGCCTTCAGCCATGCCGACTGGTACGTCGGCACCGCGAAGGCGACCGCGTGCGCCTTGCAGAAGCCGTAGCTGCCGAACGCCTCGATGATCTCCCAGGTGCGGGCGATCACTTCGGCGTCGTACTTCCTCGCCGCGGCGTGCCGGGCGAACCAGATCCTGATCCGGCCCTGCGACTCGGGGTCGGAGAGCCCGCGCCGGACCCGGTCGGCCTCGTCCCGGCCGCAGCCGGTCATGATGTCGACGATCTCGGTGATCTGCTCGTGGAAGACCACCACTCCGTAGGTCTCGCGCAGCGGTCCCTCCAGGTCGGGGTGCGGATAGCGGACGGGCGCACGGCCGTGCCGGGCCTCGATGAACGGCCGCACCATGTCGGCGGCGACCGGACCGGGCCGGAAGAGCGATATGTCGACCACCAGATCGTGGAAGCCGGCCGGCTGGAGACGGCCGATCAGATCGCGCTGTCCGGGTGACTCGATCTGGAAACAGCCCAGCGTCTCGGCGGTCCTGATCAGCCGGTACGTCTCCGGGTCGCCCGGCGGTACGGCGTCCAGGTCCACCTCCCGCCCCGAGGCACGCTTCACCTCCGTGACCGCGTGCGCCATCGCCGACTGCATCCGTACGCCCAGCACGTCGAGCTTGAGCAGCCCGAGGTCCTCCACGTCCTCCTTGTCGAACTGCGCCATCGGGAAGCTCTCGCCGCTGGTGGGCATGACGGGGGTGCGGCGCAGCAGCGAGGCGTCCGAGAGGAGGACTCCGCACGGGTGCATGGCGATACCGCGCGGCAGCGCGTCCAGCGCCTCCACCAGTTCCCACAGTCGCCCGTACTTCTCCTTCGTCCTGGCCACTTCGCGCAGTTCGGGCAGTTCCTCCATGGCCGCGCGGGCGTCGCGGGCCCGGATGTGCGGGAAGGCCTTGGCGAGCCGGTCGGTCTCGGCCGGGTTCATCGAGAGCGCGGCTCCGACGTCCCGGATGGCATGGCGCACCCGGTAGGTCTCGGGCATGGCGACGGTGGCGACCCGTTCGGCGCCGAAGCGGCCGATGATCGTGCGGTAGACGTCGAGGCGGCGGGCCGACTCGACGTCGATGTCGATGTCGGGCAGCACGAAGCGTCGCTTGGACAGGAAGCGCTCCATCAGCAGCCCGTGCTCGACCGGGTCGGCGTGGGCGATGCCGAGGAGGTGGTTGACCAGGGAGCCCGCCCCGGAGCCGCGGGCGGCCACCCGTACCTTCATCTCCCTCACGTCGTCGACCACTTGGGCGACCGTCAGGAAGTACGAGGCGAAGCCGTGGTGGGCGATGATGTCCAGCTCGTGGTGCATCCGGTCCCAGTAACCGGGCCTGCGGTCGTAGCCGCGCAGCACCATGCCCGCGGCGGCGCGGGAGGTCAGCACCCGCTGGGCGGTGCGGTGGCCGGCGCCGACGAGGTGCGGTTCGGGGAAGTGGACGGAGCCGAGGCCGATATCGCCCTCGGGGTCGACGGCGCAGGCTTCGGCGGTGCGCCGGGTCTCCGCGAGCAGCCGGGCTCCGGCGCCGGGGCCGAGTCCGGCGGCGGAGGCGATCCGCTCGGCGGCCGCGGCCATCGCTTCGGCGTCCTTGAGCCAGCGCTCACCGCTGTCGAGCGGGGTGCGGCGCGGGTCGACGGGGACGAGCCTGCGGGCCGAGTCGAGCACATCGGCGACCGGCCCCTGCCCCGCGTCGGCGTACCGGACGGCGTTGGTCAGCACGGCCCGTATCCCCTGTTCGGCGGCGAAGCCGACGGTACGGGCGGCGAGCCGCAGCGAACCGGGTCCGGTGCCGTCCCGTCCGTGGTGGACGGCTTCGAGCCGCAGGTCGTCGCCGTGGATCTCCCGCCAGGGGGCGAGCAGGGCGGCGGCCCGGTCGGGACGGCCGGCGGCCAGCGCCCTGCCCACCTCGGAGGCGGGGCCGAGCAGCACGGTGAGCCCTTCGGCGGGCAGCGCGGACCGGTCGATCAGGGGCCGGCCTCCGTCGGGGACGGCGGCATGGGAGGCGGTGACGAGGCGGCACAGTTCCGCCCAGCCCCGCGCTCCGTCGCGTGCGAGGAAGGTGACCCGGGGGGCGGACTCATCGACAAAGGCGCCACCGCGGACCGGGGTGCGCAGCCGGGGCGTACGCCCGTCGCCCGCCGTACGTCCGGCGGGGGCGACCGCGAGCTCCACCCCGAAGAGCGGCCGTACACCGGCCCGCGCGCAGGCCTTGGCGAACCGGACCGTACCCGCGAGGGTGTCGCGGTCGGTCAGCGCGAGGGCATCCATCCCCCGCTCGGCGGCGCGCTCCGCCAGCCGTTCCGGGTGCGAGGCCCCGTACCGCAGGGAGAACCCGGAAACGGTATGCAGATGCGTGAACCCTGACACCCGCACCTCCTGGACCGATCCGTAACCACCCCCTCGCTCTCCACCATAGACCACGTTCGAACATCCGTGCGATATTCGAGACGCGGGCCACTCCGCCGCCCCTCCCCTCGCCCACCCCCTCCACCATCACCCGGCCCTCACTCAGCCATTCGGCCCGGCCCCGACTGCGTGGACGACGGGCACCCCGGACGGTGGGGGCATGACTTTCGCTGACGAGGTGAAGAACGCCGTCACTCCGCGGGCGGCGCTGCTCGTCATCGGCGTGCTGGCGCTGCAACTGCTGTTCATCGCGTCCTATATCGGAGCGCTGCACAAGCCGAAGCCGACGGACGTGCCCTTCGGGATCGTCGCGCCGCAGCAGATGTCCGCCCGGCTCCTCACCGAGCTGAAGGATCTCCCGGGCGGTCCGCTGGACCCCCGCACGGTCTCCGACGCGGCCACCGCCCGCCGGCAGATGCTCGACCGCGACATCGACGGCGCCCTGATCGTCAGCCCCCGGGGCACCACCGACACCGTGCTGGTCGCCTCCGGCGGGGGCACCGTGCTGGCCGACTCACTGACGAAGATCATCACGAAGGTCAACCTCACCCATCAGCGCACGGTCCACTCCGTGGACGTGGCCCCGGCCTCGGACGAGGACTTCGACGGACTCTCGTCCTTCTACCTGGTCGTGGGCTGGTGCGTCGGCGGATACCTCTGCGCCTCGATCCTGGCGATCAGCGCCGGCAGCCGCCCCGCCAACCGCCAGCGCGCCACGATCCGGACCGGAGTCATGGCGCTGTACTCGATCGCGGGCGGAATCGGCGGCGCGGTGATCATCGGGCCGATCCTCGGAGCGCTCCCCGGAA
It contains:
- a CDS encoding DNA polymerase Y family protein encodes the protein MGEQPGILCLRFRRIGGGPPDGAGYAGLLALLGSFTPAVEAAPPDGALADVRGALRYFGRDAAGLAAMIRVRALALHGVDCAIGAAENPMLARMAARRAAPGTTFVVPVGGAAAFLADRPAATLDGVGAATARALCGYGLDSVGRIAAAPLGTLQRITGVRTGRELWERAQGIDRTAVVPNAAARSVAAERTFPRDELDRERQRRALMSLTEELGARMRGEGRVCRSLAVSVRYADRTGYSTLTRSRTLREPTAHSAELTALAYRIHDSFALQRARVRGIALRAEGLGDAGRAAHQLTFDPVDERARRIEAVADRLRARFGPQAVMPGRLAA
- a CDS encoding DNA polymerase III subunit alpha — translated: MSGFTHLHTVSGFSLRYGASHPERLAERAAERGMDALALTDRDTLAGTVRFAKACARAGVRPLFGVELAVAPAGRTAGDGRTPRLRTPVRGGAFVDESAPRVTFLARDGARGWAELCRLVTASHAAVPDGGRPLIDRSALPAEGLTVLLGPASEVGRALAAGRPDRAAALLAPWREIHGDDLRLEAVHHGRDGTGPGSLRLAARTVGFAAEQGIRAVLTNAVRYADAGQGPVADVLDSARRLVPVDPRRTPLDSGERWLKDAEAMAAAAERIASAAGLGPGAGARLLAETRRTAEACAVDPEGDIGLGSVHFPEPHLVGAGHRTAQRVLTSRAAAGMVLRGYDRRPGYWDRMHHELDIIAHHGFASYFLTVAQVVDDVREMKVRVAARGSGAGSLVNHLLGIAHADPVEHGLLMERFLSKRRFVLPDIDIDVESARRLDVYRTIIGRFGAERVATVAMPETYRVRHAIRDVGAALSMNPAETDRLAKAFPHIRARDARAAMEELPELREVARTKEKYGRLWELVEALDALPRGIAMHPCGVLLSDASLLRRTPVMPTSGESFPMAQFDKEDVEDLGLLKLDVLGVRMQSAMAHAVTEVKRASGREVDLDAVPPGDPETYRLIRTAETLGCFQIESPGQRDLIGRLQPAGFHDLVVDISLFRPGPVAADMVRPFIEARHGRAPVRYPHPDLEGPLRETYGVVVFHEQITEIVDIMTGCGRDEADRVRRGLSDPESQGRIRIWFARHAAARKYDAEVIARTWEIIEAFGSYGFCKAHAVAFAVPTYQSAWLKAHHPAAFYAGLLTHDPGMYPKRLLLADARRRGVPVLPLDVNRSAAAHRIELVSDAGEGEEVWGLRLALSDVHGISAAEVARIEAGQPYTSLLDFWQRARPGKPAAERLSQVGALDEFGANRRDLLLHLSELHRARRGAGSGGGGAQLPLGGGHRTGSIGLPDLNEAERLSAELGVLSMDVSRHLMSDHHAFLAELGAVSAKRLREARHGETVLVAGAKAATQTPPVRSGRRVVFTTLDDGTGLVDLAFFDDSHAACAYTVFHSWLLLVRGVVQRRGPRSLSVVGAAAWNLAELAELRRTGGLDAVAARLAQEPAPEAPGPEAGEAPADGDGRRIRMPTGYEMNPWADLRPPGEGTPTGRKLWHQSPGSAG
- a CDS encoding DUF3533 domain-containing protein, encoding MTFADEVKNAVTPRAALLVIGVLALQLLFIASYIGALHKPKPTDVPFGIVAPQQMSARLLTELKDLPGGPLDPRTVSDAATARRQMLDRDIDGALIVSPRGTTDTVLVASGGGTVLADSLTKIITKVNLTHQRTVHSVDVAPASDEDFDGLSSFYLVVGWCVGGYLCASILAISAGSRPANRQRATIRTGVMALYSIAGGIGGAVIIGPILGALPGSSWGLSGLGALTVFAVGMITLALQALTGIVGIGLAVLLVVIAGNPSAGGAFPLPMLPDFWRAIGPALPPGAGTWVARSIAYFNGNAVTGPLLVLSAWAVVGTVVTLLLAMRRKPDATDGAPLAGTAGGGSTLG